A window of Nicotiana tabacum cultivar K326 chromosome 24, ASM71507v2, whole genome shotgun sequence contains these coding sequences:
- the LOC107775635 gene encoding uncharacterized protein LOC107775635 isoform X1, giving the protein MEKNLDDYEFWLPSQFLTDDDLLMDFNINSTGERNNGARDFQHRFNPFGLHSDLNSPVESAVGSVDTECDEEEYITELTRKMAHSTLHDSGFGYQNTKGWSLSGSPQSTLCGCKQGSRNESPNCTSQATSPPPMNQNDRAFDLIYAAADEVARLRIMEDAAGFYQTKTGLTATPEKTSTVPIAPNKSKQFFGSLNSNQLSYQQLQVAQFQRLKQQQIMKQGQGQGVVGSGKGGFGQYMVNQNHQKLGQSRGQNGVARPMNSSISGWPTLQQSQQQQPGSGMHAVFLGNPGPKKERAGTGVFLPRNIGTQTETKKKPAGNTTVLLPDRVVQALNLNLEAMDARSKPQVQPRCYNGGNGSIPASGPNYRNNTQQRNNNRTENTYSQRATMPQELLLPQDWTY; this is encoded by the exons ATGGAGAAGAACTTGGATGATTATGAGTTTTGGCTTCCTTCACAGTTTCTCACTGACGATGACCTTCTAATGGACTTCAACATTAACTCTACAGGAGAGAGAAACAACGGCGCACGTGATTTTCAACATCGGTTTAACCCGTTTGGACTTCACTCGGACCTGAATTCGCCCGTTGAATCCGCAGTCGGGTCAGTGGATACAGAGTGTGATGAAGAAGAGTATATCACTGAGTTAACTCGCAAAATGGCTCACTCCACACTTCATGACTCCGGTTTCGGCTATCAAAACACAAAG GGCTGGAGTTTGTCAGGTTCACCTCAGTCGACGTTATGCGGGTGCAAACAGGGGTCAAGGAATGAAAGTCCAAACTGCACTTCACAGGCCACTTCCCCGCCGCCAATGAACCAAAACGATAGGGCTTTTGACCTTATTTATGCGGCTGCTGATGAGGTGGCTAGACTTAGGATAATGGAGGATGCAGCTGGATTTTATCAGACCAAAACTGGATTAACTGCTACGCCCGAGAAAACTAGTACAGTCCCTATAGCCCCAAACAAGTCTAAGCAATTTTTCGGGTCATTGAACTCAAATCAGCTGTCTTACCAGCAGTTACAAGTAGCTCAA TTTCAGAGATtgaaacaacaacaaataatgaaGCAAGGGCAAGGGCAAGGAGTAGTGGGTTCGGGCAAAGGTGGATTTGGGCAGTATATGGTGAACCAGAACCACCAGAAATTGGGTCAGAGCAGAGGCCAAAATGGAGTTGCTAGGCCTATGAATTCTTCAATTTCTGGTTGGCCCACTTTGCAACAGTCTCAGCAACAGCAGCCTGGCTCAGGGATGCACGCTGTTTTTCTAGGAAATCCTGGCCCCAAAAAGGAGCGTGCCGGGACTGGTGTTTTCTTGCCTAGAAATATTGGAACACAAACTGAAACTAAGAAGAAACCAG CAGGAAACACGACAGTTTTACTACCAGACAGAGTGGTCCAGGCCCTGAACTTGAATTTGGAAGCTATGGACGCTCGGTCGAAGCCTCAGGTTCAACCCAGGTGTTATAATGGTGGAAACGGCTCAATTCCAGCTAGTGGTCCGAACTATCGGAATAATACACAGCAAAGAAATAACAATAGAACGGAAAATACTTACTCACAGCGAGCTACAATGCCACAAGAGCTACTTCTTCCACAGGACTGGACTTACTGA
- the LOC107775635 gene encoding uncharacterized protein LOC107775635 isoform X2, producing MEKNLDDYEFWLPSQFLTDDDLLMDFNINSTGERNNGARDFQHRFNPFGLHSDLNSPVESAVGSVDTECDEEEYITELTRKMAHSTLHDSGFGYQNTKGWSLSGSPQSTLCGCKQGSRNESPNCTSQATSPPPMNQNDRAFDLIYAAADEVARLRIMEDAAGFYQTKTGLTATPEKTSTVPIAPNKSKQFFGSLNSNQLSYQQLQVAQFQRLKQQQIMKQGQGQGVVGSGKGGFGQYMVNQNHQKLGQSRGQNGVARPMNSSISGWPTLQQSQQQQPGSGMHAVFLGNPGPKKERAGTGVFLPRNIGTQTETKKKPGNTTVLLPDRVVQALNLNLEAMDARSKPQVQPRCYNGGNGSIPASGPNYRNNTQQRNNNRTENTYSQRATMPQELLLPQDWTY from the exons ATGGAGAAGAACTTGGATGATTATGAGTTTTGGCTTCCTTCACAGTTTCTCACTGACGATGACCTTCTAATGGACTTCAACATTAACTCTACAGGAGAGAGAAACAACGGCGCACGTGATTTTCAACATCGGTTTAACCCGTTTGGACTTCACTCGGACCTGAATTCGCCCGTTGAATCCGCAGTCGGGTCAGTGGATACAGAGTGTGATGAAGAAGAGTATATCACTGAGTTAACTCGCAAAATGGCTCACTCCACACTTCATGACTCCGGTTTCGGCTATCAAAACACAAAG GGCTGGAGTTTGTCAGGTTCACCTCAGTCGACGTTATGCGGGTGCAAACAGGGGTCAAGGAATGAAAGTCCAAACTGCACTTCACAGGCCACTTCCCCGCCGCCAATGAACCAAAACGATAGGGCTTTTGACCTTATTTATGCGGCTGCTGATGAGGTGGCTAGACTTAGGATAATGGAGGATGCAGCTGGATTTTATCAGACCAAAACTGGATTAACTGCTACGCCCGAGAAAACTAGTACAGTCCCTATAGCCCCAAACAAGTCTAAGCAATTTTTCGGGTCATTGAACTCAAATCAGCTGTCTTACCAGCAGTTACAAGTAGCTCAA TTTCAGAGATtgaaacaacaacaaataatgaaGCAAGGGCAAGGGCAAGGAGTAGTGGGTTCGGGCAAAGGTGGATTTGGGCAGTATATGGTGAACCAGAACCACCAGAAATTGGGTCAGAGCAGAGGCCAAAATGGAGTTGCTAGGCCTATGAATTCTTCAATTTCTGGTTGGCCCACTTTGCAACAGTCTCAGCAACAGCAGCCTGGCTCAGGGATGCACGCTGTTTTTCTAGGAAATCCTGGCCCCAAAAAGGAGCGTGCCGGGACTGGTGTTTTCTTGCCTAGAAATATTGGAACACAAACTGAAACTAAGAAGAAACCAG GAAACACGACAGTTTTACTACCAGACAGAGTGGTCCAGGCCCTGAACTTGAATTTGGAAGCTATGGACGCTCGGTCGAAGCCTCAGGTTCAACCCAGGTGTTATAATGGTGGAAACGGCTCAATTCCAGCTAGTGGTCCGAACTATCGGAATAATACACAGCAAAGAAATAACAATAGAACGGAAAATACTTACTCACAGCGAGCTACAATGCCACAAGAGCTACTTCTTCCACAGGACTGGACTTACTGA
- the LOC107775636 gene encoding tubulin-folding cofactor D-like produces the protein MEAQTAVFCSSDLEALSTKLKRSKDFLKLYAGITKLGDISSMSEPISIQAFSHLLTLLTHRYPKIRKVSAEQVYIVLLQNDTLVPRDKLEKALEIISETCWEGDVKEAKGKRLELCAMCNLDVDTYQMVRSGAELTCRL, from the exons ATGGAG GCTCAGACTGCAGTCTTTTGTTCTAGTGATTTAGAAGCTCTTAGTACAAAGTTGAAACGATCAAAAGACTTCCTTAAACTGTATGCTGGAATTACAAAACTTGGAGACATTTCATCAATGTCAGAGCCCATAAGTATTCAGGCATTCAGCCATTTACTGACTCTCCTCACCCACCGATATCCAAAG ATAAGAAAAGTCAGTGCTGAGCAAGTTTATATTGTGCTCTTACAAAATGACACTCTTGTGCCAAGAGACAAACTAGAAAAAGCACTAGAGATTATCTCTGAGACTTGCTGGGAAGGTGATGTTAAAGAAGCAAAAGGGAAGAGATTAGAGCTCTGTGCCATGTGCAACCTGGATGTTGATACATATCAAATGGTAAGATCAGGGGCGGAGCTAACGTGTAGGTTATGA